TGTACGCCTCCAGAAGAAAGAGATCGTATCCAACAGGGTTGGTGCTCATGTCAGGCAGAAACCGCTGCATGCAGTAAAGGCCCGTGGCCAACGTGCAGGGCCGGAACTCGGGCCAAGAAAGCAGCATCAGCTGGGCGGCGGCCGGCACCTGCTCTGGGGAGAAGTGCGGGATCGGGTGCGGATGCGGGCACGCCTCCATCTGCCCGTCGTCGTTGAACCTCAGGGGCAGGTCGCCGAGGTCGACGCGCAGCAGCATGAGGTCGCTGGCGCAGTTGATCCCGCACACTGTCGCCGGCGCGTAGGCTCGGTCGCCGACCCTCCCCCCCTCGATGAAGGCTCTCTCGGCGTGGTGGCAGGTGACCTCGACCCTGAACAGCTCCTGCACCTTCTCTGCTTGGATTGGGCTGTCCACCGCGTGAAAAAGGTGGTCGACGATGTGGGCGCATGTGAGCACGTAGAGGTACCGGGCGTCGATGTGCGAGGCAAGTCCGGTCTCTGTTAACCACTTCAATCTACGAATTGCCCTCTTCTCTTGCTCAGACTTGGTGCCGGCTTGGTCCATGAGCCTCTTGGTCTCTTTCCGGTTACCAGGCAAGGGTGTGAGGAGGACGAGGAACAGGGATGGCCTCGCTGCTAGGCACAAGGGTCTCCAATCAACCATTTGCACGGAAGGCAGAGCATCCGGAGCAAGCGGATCAGCCATAGCTATATGTAGCTACTACTGCAATGAACAAGAACAAACAAAAGTCAGCCAATCAATGCAAGCCTGATGGCGACCAAAGTGCATCAATAAAGGAACGAACGAAACAACTAAACAAGCGACAATAGTAGTTACTAGTAGCAGTAGCATATATAGAGCTGCCAAAAAAACGCCGACTCCATTAATTCAAGGACTGGAACCCAAAAACAGATACtgtatatactactactactactaccagcaCTGCTTGATTCGTCCGGTCTCAATCAGATATCCCATTGATGGGGACTGGACTGAAGACAATCTCGGCAGAAAAGCAATAAATATACTCCTACGATAAGCAAGGGACAGCACTGCTGCTACAATAAGCAAGGGACAGCACGACCGACGATCGATCTTGTTTGGAAACTAAAAAGGCTATCCCTCTCCAAATACCAACATAGTACAAAGCCAATCAAGACGCGAACAAGCACACGGCTTGACATCTTAGAGGGCACCCataaactcgcctgaaaatcaaatTGCCACAAACTGCAGGCACAAACAAAGATGCTTGATCTGATATGACCATGTTGCAAGCATCCCAAATCAAATCAAACCGTCGATCCAACACGTACGCGTGCGCGTGGAATCCAACACCTGAGTGCAGCGAACGCGACGGGAATTAAACATATGCGTCGGCGTCTATCGGCGTCGGAGTCTTCTCTCTCGCGTCGGCGTCGATCGGGTCACTACGGGAAGCGGCGCCGAGAAAGGAATTCGCAGCAACAAGTAGTACACCTGGCCATTTCCAAGGAAAAAATCTCGCGAGCGCAAGCCCAGAATCGGACCCCCGAAACCCAACATTCCCTCCAAAAAGCTCGAGCCCTAACAGAATCGCCGAGGAAACAAGCAAAGATCGGCAACAACTCCGAATCGCCTCCCAAATCGAAACCCCCGCGCCCAGATGAAAAAGGAAGTTGCGATCCACCTCGCGCGCCTCCCTCTCGCTCCGGCGGCGTGCGCTCCTCGTCGGGCCATGGAGGCCAGCACGGCGAACCGCGCCGCTGCATTCGTCGAGTTCATCGGGAAAAACGCCAGGAAAACCATCGTCCTCCGAGAGAAAGAGGAAGGTGGAGCGGTGATATCACGCACCTTCGAGCGCTCCTCCTCGCGCCTCGCGCctcccctcgccgtcgccgtcgccctcggccggccgcctcgcctcgcctcccctcCGCTCCGATTGTTGCTCGAATTTCTCTTCCGGATGcggcaacgagagagagagagagagagagagagagagagagagggtgattGGGGGCCGGCCGGGGCGTGTGACTGCTGTGCTTACCGGTCCCTAACGGGTCGGATCGCAAGGGGGCTCTCATCTTAACCTGTTCGGCCGTTCACGTGCCGTGCTTTGCTTTTTCCGCCTCTTAACGGGTAGGGTTTCCGCCTCTGGTCTGGACCCGTGCGGCCGGAAAAGATTTACTGTGTGCATCTATCCAAAATTTACTAAATCAAATACTACATTTATTTTGGGTTATATAAGATGTTCAGCTGAAGATTTGACTTgtgattttgaccgggtcaacattCTCTCCAACACACTCTCGTTCAATTGAGGTGTTTTTAGTGTTAATTTGTGATTTTGGGTGGATCAACCATTTTTCATCGATCCACAGCAAACGGCCTATAAAAACACATCAACCTCGCATCCTTTCATCACTTAGAAAAAAATTGCCAACATGAGACTTAGTAGCACCAATGTAATACATGCGGCGCTCAGCGTAAAAACAATCCTCAAGTATGACTTAATTAGCAGATAATATAGAATCATACAATTGAAAAAAC
This window of the Triticum aestivum cultivar Chinese Spring chromosome 5D, IWGSC CS RefSeq v2.1, whole genome shotgun sequence genome carries:
- the LOC123124087 gene encoding uncharacterized protein, yielding MADPLAPDALPSVQMVDWRPLCLAARPSLFLVLLTPLPGNRKETKRLMDQAGTKSEQEKRAIRRLKWLTETGLASHIDARYLYVLTCAHIVDHLFHAVDSPIQAEKVQELFRVEVTCHHAERAFIEGGRVGDRAYAPATVCGINCASDLMLLRVDLGDLPLRFNDDGQMEACPHPHPIPHFSPEQVPAAAQLMLLSWPEFRPCTLATGLYCMQRFLPDMSTNPVGYDLFLLEAYMGSQGGSSGGPLFDSFRRVKGILHGGSGGPHSHFIPSRIILPFIQAYAVPPKPPAPAPSADDKPGPPPGPGDRKRGPPKDDKSGGSKRRLSSGSQGKSSKSAAAAGGYGRRQYVLNPGDDCY